Part of the Kitasatospora sp. NBC_00374 genome is shown below.
CCTCGTCGTCATGGCCGAGGCCCTGGCCGCGATCGGCCACCGGGTGTCGCTCTTCGGCCGGTGGAAGGCCGCCCTGCCGACCCACTTCGACCTGCCGCCGGAGGTCGTGGTCCGACCACTCGCCACCGCGCCGCCGGACACCGCCGGCACCGAGGCCCTCCTCGGCTTGGTCCCGGCCATGGCCGAGGAGCTGGAGCACAGTTGGCGGGCGGACCCGCCCCGGGTGGCGCACGCGATCGGACTCGACGCGGGGCTCGCGGTCCTGGTGGCCGCACGCGGAATCCCGGACCTCTGCACGGTGCACGAGCGGATCGCCGTCCTCCCCGACGAGGGCGCCCTGCCGGCCTCGCTGGCGGGCCGTGCGCACCGGCTGCAGAGCGCCGTCGCCCGCAGCGCGGACGCCGTGATCGCCCGCTCCCCGGAGGAGGCACGGGTGCTGCGGCGGCTGGGGGCCCGGCACGGACGGGTGCTGCTGGTGCCGCAGGGCGTGGACACCCGGCAGTTCACCCCGGCGGCGCACCATCCGCCGCACGACCCGGCCCAGCTGCTCTGCCTGGACGGCGGCCGGTCGGCCGCGAGCGTGGGCGCGGCGGTCCGGGCGGTGGCCGAGGTGCCCGACGCCCGGCTGGTCGTGGTCGGTGGTGAGGCGGAGTCCGCACCCGCGGCGGGAGCGGCGGAGGTCAGGCAGGTGCCGGAGGTGCCGCACGAGGCCGTCCCGGAACTGCTGCGGTCCAGCGACATCCTGGTCACCGCGCCGCAGACCGACCCGTCCGGCACCGTCGCGCTGGAGGCGATGGCCTGCGGCGTCCCGGTGGTCGCCGGCGCCGTGGGGGCGCTGCGCAGCCTGGTGGTGGACGACGTCACCGGTGTGCTGGTCCCGCCCGACCATCCGGAGCTGATGGCCGAGGCGGTGCGTCGGCTGCTCTCGGACCCGGCGCAGCGCGAGGCGCTCGGTATCGCGGGCCTGGACCGGGCCAGGTCGATGCACGCGTGGCCGGTGGTCGCCGCCCGGCTGGACCGGGTCTACCAGGGGCTCCACCACTGAGCGACGGTCCGGTGGACAGGCAGGCGGGGCCGGAGTCCGCGCTCAGGCGTCCGACTCCCGGTCCTCCAGCTGCTCGCGCAGCCGGCCGAGGGTGGCGGACAGCAGCCTGGACACCTGCATCTGCGAGACGCCGATCTCCTCGGCTATCTCGGACTGCGTCCGGTTGCCCCAGAATCGGGAGAGCAGCACGGTGCGCTCGCGCGGCGCCAGCTCGTTCAGCAGCGGGCGGACGGCCTCGCGGAACTCCACCAGGTCCAGGTTGTGGTCACAGCAGCCGAGGCGGTCCACGAGGGCGCCGCCCGGCTCGTCCGGATTCTCCGGGTTGTCGCTGCCGAGCGCGTCGAGCGAGTGCGAGCGGTAGAGCCGTCCGGCGGCCAGGCCTTCGTCGACCTGGTCCGGGGTGAGGTCCAGCTTCTCGGCGAGCTCCGCCGGGGTCGGGCGGCGGCCCAGGTCCTGTTCCAGCCGGTCGGAGCCGCGGGCGACCAGCAGGTAGAGCTCCTGCATGCTGCGCGGTACGCGGACCGGCCAGGAGGTGTCCCGGAAGAAGCGTTTGACCTCGCCGGTGATGGTCGGGACGGCGTATGTCAGGAACTCCACGCCGCGGTCCGGGTCGTAGCCGTCCACGGCCTTGATCAGGCCGACCGTGCCCACCTGGACGATGTCGTCCATCTCCGCCGCGCGGTGGCGGAAGCGGGACGCGACGAAGCGGACCAGCGGCATGTTGAGCTCGATGACCGTGCCCCGGACGTAGCTGTAGGCGTGGGACTCGCGGTCCAGCCCGGCGAGCCGCTGGAACAGTGCGTCACTGAGGGTGCGCGCCTCCGTCTTGCCCATCGACCTCAGCTGCTCGGGGGTGAGGCGTGGCTCCGGCGCAGGGCTCGGCGCCGCTGCGGTCGGGGCGGCCCCGGTGCGGCGGGCGGCGATCGGTTCGGTACGAAGGGTGGGCACGGTGGTCATCTCCCTGAGCGTTCCGGGTTGCTCGGCCCGTGCGGCCGTCGGCGGCGGACGGGGGCCCCGGGGGGCCCGACTGGGGAGACCGCTGCGCCCGGCTGCTCCGGACAAGGCGTCCCGGCACGGATGGGTGCCGTGTGCGCGGCCGGGAGCCCTTGGGGTTCACCGGCCGAAAGTGGACAGGCGCAAGCCGCGCCGTCCTGACTGTTGCCCTACCCGAAGGACCCGGCGGCTAATCTCCCGAAATCAGCCGATTTGTCCTGCGCACGCCGTGTCACCGGGCCCCATGCGGGTAGGCGCCGCAGGACCGAGGCCGGACCGTACCGCCGGAAGGAGCACCCGTCATGCCCCGAGGATCGAGCCCCAAGCGGGAGCGCCAGTACGAGCACATCAAGGAGGGCCTGCTGGAGCGCGGCCGGGACGAGGACACGGCGGAGGAGATCGCGGCCCGGACGGTCAACAAGGAGCGCGCCCGCCACGGCGAGGCGAAGACCGCAAGCCGCAGCTCGGTCCAGGACATCTCCTCCGGCCGGCGCGGCGGGCTCAGGTCGCACAGCGGGGCCCGCGGGCCCACGTACGACCAGCTCTACAACGAGGCCCGGCAGCGCGATATCAAGGGCCGGTCGACAATGGACAGGAAGCAGCTCGCCGACGCGCTCGGCCGGGAGCTCTGAGGACGCCGACCCGGAGCCGGCCCTCGCCGCGCAGGCCGAGGTCGGCGCAGCGCGAGATCCGAG
Proteins encoded:
- a CDS encoding glycosyltransferase, coding for MHIAIVAGGRRPTDEAVPERLVVMAEALAAIGHRVSLFGRWKAALPTHFDLPPEVVVRPLATAPPDTAGTEALLGLVPAMAEELEHSWRADPPRVAHAIGLDAGLAVLVAARGIPDLCTVHERIAVLPDEGALPASLAGRAHRLQSAVARSADAVIARSPEEARVLRRLGARHGRVLLVPQGVDTRQFTPAAHHPPHDPAQLLCLDGGRSAASVGAAVRAVAEVPDARLVVVGGEAESAPAAGAAEVRQVPEVPHEAVPELLRSSDILVTAPQTDPSGTVALEAMACGVPVVAGAVGALRSLVVDDVTGVLVPPDHPELMAEAVRRLLSDPAQREALGIAGLDRARSMHAWPVVAARLDRVYQGLHH
- a CDS encoding SigB/SigF/SigG family RNA polymerase sigma factor; this encodes MTTVPTLRTEPIAARRTGAAPTAAAPSPAPEPRLTPEQLRSMGKTEARTLSDALFQRLAGLDRESHAYSYVRGTVIELNMPLVRFVASRFRHRAAEMDDIVQVGTVGLIKAVDGYDPDRGVEFLTYAVPTITGEVKRFFRDTSWPVRVPRSMQELYLLVARGSDRLEQDLGRRPTPAELAEKLDLTPDQVDEGLAAGRLYRSHSLDALGSDNPENPDEPGGALVDRLGCCDHNLDLVEFREAVRPLLNELAPRERTVLLSRFWGNRTQSEIAEEIGVSQMQVSRLLSATLGRLREQLEDRESDA
- a CDS encoding plasmid stabilization protein, producing the protein MPRGSSPKRERQYEHIKEGLLERGRDEDTAEEIAARTVNKERARHGEAKTASRSSVQDISSGRRGGLRSHSGARGPTYDQLYNEARQRDIKGRSTMDRKQLADALGREL